The following are encoded together in the Oncorhynchus masou masou isolate Uvic2021 chromosome 5, UVic_Omas_1.1, whole genome shotgun sequence genome:
- the LOC135539746 gene encoding gastrula zinc finger protein XlCGF48.2-like: MVDCENTTHTENKMKKLELLNIFLTEKLTTAANEIFGAVKGTIVEYQTEIVRSKEENNHLRKLLDIAVQRVLLQTDCHTIHLTEDASSPEQQHREQEWTPGLGQEDPEPTQIKEEQELRNSPEEEQLQGLESETEGESIYTPSFVKSNCDQDPPPHLPQTVNNREGDSLARTISNNHIKIENEGEGYSTSEPTSDLQHVFTVNSDCLAARSENSAQPNINNRIQRGLSEYEAPQPQATYERESIGLHIHVRDQNTTKLPQQRSPYQAQGIQSVYPCRECGKCFNFSCQLEVHMRWHSKERPFSCSVCRKSFTTISLLRRHHRIHTGEKPYRCHICGKCFNQSAHLNTHFKIHPGERPHSWKMSQSKR, from the exons ATGGTGGATTGTGAAAATACTACTCACACAGAAAACAAAATGAAAAAATTGGAATTGTTGAATATATTTCTCACCGAGAAATTAACCACGGCTGCCAATGAGATATTTGGGGCTGTGAAGGGTACTATAGTTGAGTACCAGACAGAAATCGTTCGCTCCAAGGAGGAGAACAATCATCTCCGAAAGCTGCTGGATATCGCTGTTCAGCGCGTTCTACTTCAAACAG ACTGTCATACTATCCATCTCACTGAAGATGCATCTTCACCTGAGCAGCAGCATCGTGAGCAGGAGTGGACCCCCGGTCTAGGCCAGGAGGACCCAGAGCCCACACAGattaaagaggaacaggagctcagaAACAGTCCAGAGGAAGAGCAGCTTCAAGGGCTGGAGTCTGAAACCGAAGGAGAATCCATATATACGCCTTCTTTTGTGAAAAGTAACTGTGATCAGGACCCACCTCCACATCTTCCCCAAACTGTGAACAACAGAGAAGGAGACTCTTTAGCCAGAACCATATCTAATAATCATATCAAAATAGAGAATGAAGGAGAAGGCTACAGCACATCAGAACCAACCAGTGACTTACAGCACGTCTTCACCGTGAATTCAGACTGTCTTGCAGCTCGGAGTGAAAACAGTGCCCAACCCAATATCAACAATAGAATTCAGAGAGGACTCTCAGAATATGAGGCCCCACAGCCACAGGCAACATATGAAAGAGAAAGTATTGGTCTACACATACATGTTAGAGACCAGAACACCACCAAGCTGCCTCAACAGAGATCCCCCTATCAAGCCCAAGGCATACAGAGTGTGTATCCTTGCCGTGAGTGTGGGAAGTGCTTCAATTTCTCTTGTCAGTTAGAAGTCCACATGCGATGGCACAGCAAGGAAAGACCATTCAGCTGCTCTGTGTGTCGAAAAAGCTTCACCACCATCAGCCTGTTGAGGAGACACCACCGcattcacactggagagaaaccctacCGCTGTCACATCTGTGGGAAATGTTTCAATCAGTCGGCTCACCTGAACACCCACTTTAAAATTCACCCAGGGGAGAGACCACACAGCTGGAAAATGTCTCAGTCAAAACGTTAA
- the LOC135539745 gene encoding zinc finger protein 239-like — MSRLQLLHLFVSERLRAAAAEIFGAVEKTITDYQEEISRSKEDNDRLRSLFDIAFQPQLPKADPLHLTLSKELLPEHQHHEQEWSPSLDQGDQEPTQVKEEPGEFGTSQREELITKDSILRDCNQKPPEPHLYHIQIVENRERDSLSINTTGEIKTEPGEECYGGSHWEPTSDSQSLSAVNPDSSAAQTENSESDDGVDSGGLPSGLQPLQSNNTQTTSQDNKMFPCRTKSRRQRLATPCFCKVCEKSFDFINHLINHVRMHAKDKDHVCGVCGNGFESTDSMLDHLLTHIGAKPFCQMCGKCFTNKANLKVHIVRAHAGERPFECPVCGKRFQTSFILKTHQVIHTGEKPFQCQDCGKHFSRKGSLQMHLRTHTKEKPHRCHVCGKGFPVKRSLTTHMTSHTGLKPHRCEECGKAFAVSEALTVHMKTHLEEKPHPCHECSKRFNRMGSLRRHMSLIHKLEKS; from the exons ATGTCTAGACTACAGTTGTTACACCTATTTGTCAGTGAGCGGCTAAGAGCGGCTGCTGCTGAAATATTTGGGGCCGTGGAAAAAACAATAACGGATTACCAGGAAGAAATCTCCCGTTCAAAGGAGGACAACGACCGTTTACGATCGCTGTTCGATATCGCTTTCCAACCTCAGTTACCGAAAGCAG ACccactccatctcactctctccaaAGAGCTTCTCCCTGAGCATCAGCACCATGAGCAGGAGTGGAGCCCCAGTCTGGACCAGGGGGACCAAGAGCCCACGCAGGTTAAAGAGGAACCAGGGGAGTTTGGGACCAGTCAGAGGGAGGAGTTAATAACCAAAGACTCCATTTTGAGGGACTGTAATCAGAAACCACCTGAGCCACATCTTTACCACATCCAAATagtggagaacagagagagggactcaCTATCGATCAACACAACAGGAGAGATCAAAACAGAACCTGGTGAAGAGTGTTATGGTGGGTCTCACTGGGAACCAACCAGTGactctcagtccctctctgcagtAAATCCTGACAGTTCTGCAGCTCAGACTGAAAACAGTGAAAGTGACGATGGGGTGGACAGTGGAGGACTACCATCAGGGCTACAACCATTACAATCTAACAACACCCAAACCACTTCTCAAGATAATAAGATGTTTCCATGCCGTACGAAATCACGCCGCCAAAGACTAGCCACACCGTGTTTTTGTAAAGTGTGTGAAAAGTCTTTTGACTTCATAAATCATTTAATCAATCATGTGCGAATGCATGCAAAGGATAAAGATCACGTCTGTGGTGTATGTGGAAATGGCTTTGAGTCCACAGACAGCATGCTGGATCACCTACTAACACACATTGGAGCCAAACCTTTTTGCCAGATGTGTGGTAAATGTTTCACTAATAAGGCGAACCTGAAAGTGCATATTGTGAGGGCTCATGCCGGTGAGAGACCATTTGAGTGTCCTGTGTGTGGAAAACGCTTTCAAACATCATTCATTTTAAAAACACACCAAGTCATTCATACTGGGGAGAAACCATTTCAGTGTCAAGATTGCGGTAAACATTTCAGTCGAAAAGGAAGCTTACAGATGCACCTGAGGACACACACAAAGGAGAAGCCACATCGTTGCCATGTTTGTGGAAAGGGCTTCCCTGTGAAGAGATCCCTGACCACACATATGACAAGTCACACAGGATTGAAACCGCATCGCTGTGAAGAATGTGGCAAGGCCTTCGCTGTGAGTGAAGCCCTGACAGTGCACATGAAGACTCACCTAGAGGAGAAACCGCATCCATGCCATGAATGCAGCAAACGCTTCAATCGGATGGGATCCCTTAGAAGGCATATGAGCTTGATTCACAAACTGGAGAAATCGTGA